A genome region from Haloarcula ordinaria includes the following:
- a CDS encoding ABC transporter ATP-binding protein, with the protein MPSTDIDLAIQTTDLRKTYGSEVALDSVSLSIPTGTVYGFLGPNGAGKTTTMRLLTGLTQPTSGSVRVCGVDVADRRALAPHVGYLPEEPPLYDEFSAREQLEYVADLRDIPRATARERIDEYLDAFDLTDDADKRIDAYSKGMRQKTAFVQSVLHDPDVLFLDEPTSGLDPRAARTIRESISDFADAGTTVFLSTHILPVVEAVADEVGVLFDGRLVAEGTPSEVQSRAATDGDGSLEDAFLAVTSETDAGAGREKA; encoded by the coding sequence ATGCCCTCCACCGACATCGACCTCGCCATTCAGACGACAGACCTCCGGAAGACGTACGGTTCCGAGGTCGCACTCGACAGTGTATCGCTCTCGATTCCGACCGGCACCGTCTACGGGTTTCTCGGCCCGAACGGCGCGGGGAAGACGACCACGATGCGGCTCCTGACGGGACTGACACAGCCCACAAGTGGATCCGTTCGCGTCTGCGGTGTGGACGTCGCCGACCGACGCGCACTCGCGCCACACGTCGGCTATCTCCCTGAGGAACCGCCCCTCTACGACGAGTTCAGCGCTCGCGAACAGCTTGAGTATGTCGCCGACCTCAGAGACATTCCGCGGGCCACCGCCCGGGAGCGAATCGACGAGTACCTGGACGCGTTCGACCTGACTGACGACGCCGACAAGCGCATCGACGCGTACTCGAAGGGGATGCGACAGAAGACCGCGTTCGTCCAGAGCGTCCTGCACGACCCGGACGTTCTGTTCCTCGACGAACCGACGTCGGGCCTCGATCCCCGAGCGGCACGGACCATCCGCGAGTCGATTTCCGACTTCGCCGACGCGGGAACGACTGTCTTTCTTTCGACACACATCCTCCCGGTCGTCGAGGCTGTCGCCGACGAGGTCGGCGTGCTGTTCGACGGCCGGCTGGTCGCCGAAGGGACGCCGTCGGAGGTGCAATCCCGCGCGGCGACCGACGGGGACGGCTCGCTCGAAGACGCCTTCCTCGCCGTTACCAGCGAGACCGATGCGGGCGCGGGCCGCGAGAAAGCATGA
- a CDS encoding DUF5518 domain-containing protein yields MLRIGPLPLSLPASEPWKYALFGGIASMPFTVWQYLQSSPENEFSLGAVFFGGLFAGYLASTAATEIDVIDVGFRAGVIGALPVLWILVDFLEAASVLGGPLWFQVIAVSMVVLIITSVILGFAGFVGLLGAKIGGWLAKKAGTRQTASVEN; encoded by the coding sequence GTGCTCCGGATTGGTCCCCTTCCCCTATCCCTCCCGGCGAGTGAACCGTGGAAGTATGCACTGTTCGGTGGTATAGCCTCGATGCCGTTCACCGTCTGGCAGTACTTGCAGTCAAGCCCGGAGAACGAGTTCTCACTCGGTGCGGTGTTTTTCGGCGGTCTCTTTGCTGGCTATCTTGCCAGCACAGCGGCGACGGAGATAGACGTAATCGACGTCGGCTTTCGTGCAGGTGTCATCGGCGCTCTGCCGGTTCTGTGGATCCTGGTCGATTTCCTCGAAGCCGCGAGCGTACTGGGCGGGCCGCTCTGGTTTCAGGTCATCGCCGTCTCGATGGTCGTCCTCATCATCACGTCGGTGATACTCGGGTTTGCCGGTTTCGTCGGGCTACTCGGGGCAAAAATCGGCGGCTGGCTGGCGAAGAAGGCCGGAACACGCCAAACCGCATCGGTCGAGAATTGA
- a CDS encoding DUF3592 domain-containing protein, with the protein MSDSSGLSINGPETLRGSVAFLLVALCITGYGAFDYVQQSDSIRDSVEIEATITEVGVESVSGSSSSTSVSYEPRVRFTYEYRGESHTGTNLFPADIPPNYDTRSAAQAAVQEYETGQTVTAHVDPEEPGNAFLKKETSTAPLIAVGIGVVLTLLGSAATLKQYRSG; encoded by the coding sequence ATGTCCGACAGTTCTGGCCTCAGTATCAACGGTCCAGAGACGCTTCGCGGTTCGGTGGCCTTCCTCCTCGTCGCCCTCTGTATCACGGGCTACGGGGCGTTCGACTACGTGCAGCAATCTGACTCGATACGGGACTCGGTCGAGATCGAGGCGACGATTACCGAAGTGGGTGTCGAGTCGGTTTCGGGCAGCTCTTCGAGTACATCGGTTAGTTACGAACCGCGTGTCAGGTTCACATACGAATATCGAGGGGAATCGCACACGGGAACGAATCTCTTCCCCGCAGACATCCCTCCGAATTACGATACACGGTCGGCAGCCCAAGCGGCCGTACAGGAGTACGAGACCGGCCAGACGGTCACAGCGCACGTAGACCCTGAGGAGCCGGGGAACGCGTTTCTGAAAAAGGAGACGTCTACTGCCCCGTTAATAGCAGTGGGAATCGGGGTGGTGTTGACGCTGCTTGGCAGTGCGGCGACTTTGAAACAGTACCGCAGTGGCTAG